One Phaseolus vulgaris cultivar G19833 chromosome 11, P. vulgaris v2.0, whole genome shotgun sequence genomic window carries:
- the LOC137828006 gene encoding protein RICE SALT SENSITIVE 3-like isoform X1: protein MVGSGTATDRSKEAVGMMALHEALRSVCFNSDWTYSVFWTIRPRPRVRGGNGCKVGDDNGSLMLMWEDGFCRGRVSDCLEEIDAEDPIRKSFSKMSIQLYNYGEGLMGKVTSDKCHKWVFKEPTECEPNMSNYWQSSFDALPPEWIEQFESGIQTIAVIQAGHGLLQLGSCKIIPEDLHFVLRMRHTFESLGYQSGFYLSQLFSSTRSTSSSTSLPSKPSTIPIRPPPPPLNWGQRPIGSATSLLPSPTFQHAARMGFPQAKDETQMFLMPHASSEHVRMGDMMGEHENDIKWPNGLSIFNVLTGRSDDAKLLFNQENLGSKPGDHSHRHHSLNPNPTSAVQNGSVANPNEFLSLDDHTEGTRKVDKFKRSFTLPAKVVSSSSSTSMDHHHQQASVEYNRNSGGMYQDVMETFLE, encoded by the exons ATGGTGGGCTCAGGAACAGCAACAGATAGGAGCAAAGAAGCTGTTGGGATGATGGCCCTTCACGAGGCCCTCAGAAGTGTGTGTTTCAACTCAGATTGGACTTACTCTGTCTTCTGGACCATTCGTCCTCGACC AAGAGTGAGAGGTGGCAATGGGTGCAAGGTTGGGGATGATAACGGCAGCTT GATGTTGATGTGGGAAGATGGGTTTTGCCGAGGAAGGGTTTCAGATTGTTTGGAGGAGATTGATGCAGAGGATCCTATCAGGAAATCTTTCAGCAAAATGTCCATTCAGTTATATAATTATGGAGAAGG GTTGATGGGAAAGGTTACATCTGATAAGTGCCACAAATGGGTCTTCAAAGAGCCTACGGAATGTGAGCCTAATATGTCAAACTACTGGCAAAGCTCCTTTGATGCT CTTCCTCCTGAATGGATAGAACAGTTTGAGTCAGGCATTCAG ACAATCGCTGTGATTCAAGCTGGGCATGGCCTTCTTCAACTTGGTTCTTGCAAGATT ATTCCTGAAGATCTCCATTTTGTGCTAAGAATGAGACACACTTTTGAATCTCTAGGCTACCAATCAGGGTTCTACCTCTCCCAACTCTTCTCTTCAACCAGGAGCACTTCCTCTTCTACTTCCCTTCCTTCAAAACCATCCACCATTCCAATTAGGCCACCTCCTCCACCCCTCAACTGGGGTCAGAGGCCAATTGGGTCTGCTACTTCTTTGCTACCCTCTCCCACTTTTCAACATGCAGCAAGAATGGGGTTCCCACAGGCCAAAGATGAGACTCAGATGTTCCTCATGCCTCATGCATCATCAGAGCATGTAAGAATGGGAGACATGATGGGGGAGCATGAGAATGACATAAAGTGGCCAAATGGGTTATCCATCTTCAATGTACTCACTGGAAGATCTGATGATGCCAAACTCTTGTTCAATCAAGAGAACTTGGGGAGCAAACCGGGTGATCACAGTCACCGCCACCACTCTCTCAACCCAAATCCCACCTCAGCAGTGCAGAATGGTAGTGTGGCAAACCCAAATGAGTTCTTGAGCTTGGATGACCACACTGAAGGGACAAGAAAAGTGGACAAGTTCAAGAGGTCCTTCACTCTTCCTGCCAAAGTGGTTTCATCATCATCCTCTACTTCAATGGATCACCATCATCAGCAAGCAAGTGTGGAGTATAATAGGAATTCAGGAGGCATGTACCAGGATGTCATGGAGACCTTTTTGGAGTGA
- the LOC137828006 gene encoding protein RICE SALT SENSITIVE 3-like isoform X3, which yields MGKVTSDKCHKWVFKEPTECEPNMSNYWQSSFDALPPEWIEQFESGIQTIAVIQAGHGLLQLGSCKIIPEDLHFVLRMRHTFESLGYQSGFYLSQLFSSTRSTSSSTSLPSKPSTIPIRPPPPPLNWGQRPIGSATSLLPSPTFQHAARMGFPQAKDETQMFLMPHASSEHVRMGDMMGEHENDIKWPNGLSIFNVLTGRSDDAKLLFNQENLGSKPGDHSHRHHSLNPNPTSAVQNGSVANPNEFLSLDDHTEGTRKVDKFKRSFTLPAKVVSSSSSTSMDHHHQQASVEYNRNSGGMYQDVMETFLE from the exons ATGGGAAAGGTTACATCTGATAAGTGCCACAAATGGGTCTTCAAAGAGCCTACGGAATGTGAGCCTAATATGTCAAACTACTGGCAAAGCTCCTTTGATGCT CTTCCTCCTGAATGGATAGAACAGTTTGAGTCAGGCATTCAG ACAATCGCTGTGATTCAAGCTGGGCATGGCCTTCTTCAACTTGGTTCTTGCAAGATT ATTCCTGAAGATCTCCATTTTGTGCTAAGAATGAGACACACTTTTGAATCTCTAGGCTACCAATCAGGGTTCTACCTCTCCCAACTCTTCTCTTCAACCAGGAGCACTTCCTCTTCTACTTCCCTTCCTTCAAAACCATCCACCATTCCAATTAGGCCACCTCCTCCACCCCTCAACTGGGGTCAGAGGCCAATTGGGTCTGCTACTTCTTTGCTACCCTCTCCCACTTTTCAACATGCAGCAAGAATGGGGTTCCCACAGGCCAAAGATGAGACTCAGATGTTCCTCATGCCTCATGCATCATCAGAGCATGTAAGAATGGGAGACATGATGGGGGAGCATGAGAATGACATAAAGTGGCCAAATGGGTTATCCATCTTCAATGTACTCACTGGAAGATCTGATGATGCCAAACTCTTGTTCAATCAAGAGAACTTGGGGAGCAAACCGGGTGATCACAGTCACCGCCACCACTCTCTCAACCCAAATCCCACCTCAGCAGTGCAGAATGGTAGTGTGGCAAACCCAAATGAGTTCTTGAGCTTGGATGACCACACTGAAGGGACAAGAAAAGTGGACAAGTTCAAGAGGTCCTTCACTCTTCCTGCCAAAGTGGTTTCATCATCATCCTCTACTTCAATGGATCACCATCATCAGCAAGCAAGTGTGGAGTATAATAGGAATTCAGGAGGCATGTACCAGGATGTCATGGAGACCTTTTTGGAGTGA
- the LOC137828006 gene encoding protein RICE SALT SENSITIVE 3-like isoform X2 — MLMWEDGFCRGRVSDCLEEIDAEDPIRKSFSKMSIQLYNYGEGLMGKVTSDKCHKWVFKEPTECEPNMSNYWQSSFDALPPEWIEQFESGIQTIAVIQAGHGLLQLGSCKIIPEDLHFVLRMRHTFESLGYQSGFYLSQLFSSTRSTSSSTSLPSKPSTIPIRPPPPPLNWGQRPIGSATSLLPSPTFQHAARMGFPQAKDETQMFLMPHASSEHVRMGDMMGEHENDIKWPNGLSIFNVLTGRSDDAKLLFNQENLGSKPGDHSHRHHSLNPNPTSAVQNGSVANPNEFLSLDDHTEGTRKVDKFKRSFTLPAKVVSSSSSTSMDHHHQQASVEYNRNSGGMYQDVMETFLE, encoded by the exons ATGTTGATGTGGGAAGATGGGTTTTGCCGAGGAAGGGTTTCAGATTGTTTGGAGGAGATTGATGCAGAGGATCCTATCAGGAAATCTTTCAGCAAAATGTCCATTCAGTTATATAATTATGGAGAAGG GTTGATGGGAAAGGTTACATCTGATAAGTGCCACAAATGGGTCTTCAAAGAGCCTACGGAATGTGAGCCTAATATGTCAAACTACTGGCAAAGCTCCTTTGATGCT CTTCCTCCTGAATGGATAGAACAGTTTGAGTCAGGCATTCAG ACAATCGCTGTGATTCAAGCTGGGCATGGCCTTCTTCAACTTGGTTCTTGCAAGATT ATTCCTGAAGATCTCCATTTTGTGCTAAGAATGAGACACACTTTTGAATCTCTAGGCTACCAATCAGGGTTCTACCTCTCCCAACTCTTCTCTTCAACCAGGAGCACTTCCTCTTCTACTTCCCTTCCTTCAAAACCATCCACCATTCCAATTAGGCCACCTCCTCCACCCCTCAACTGGGGTCAGAGGCCAATTGGGTCTGCTACTTCTTTGCTACCCTCTCCCACTTTTCAACATGCAGCAAGAATGGGGTTCCCACAGGCCAAAGATGAGACTCAGATGTTCCTCATGCCTCATGCATCATCAGAGCATGTAAGAATGGGAGACATGATGGGGGAGCATGAGAATGACATAAAGTGGCCAAATGGGTTATCCATCTTCAATGTACTCACTGGAAGATCTGATGATGCCAAACTCTTGTTCAATCAAGAGAACTTGGGGAGCAAACCGGGTGATCACAGTCACCGCCACCACTCTCTCAACCCAAATCCCACCTCAGCAGTGCAGAATGGTAGTGTGGCAAACCCAAATGAGTTCTTGAGCTTGGATGACCACACTGAAGGGACAAGAAAAGTGGACAAGTTCAAGAGGTCCTTCACTCTTCCTGCCAAAGTGGTTTCATCATCATCCTCTACTTCAATGGATCACCATCATCAGCAAGCAAGTGTGGAGTATAATAGGAATTCAGGAGGCATGTACCAGGATGTCATGGAGACCTTTTTGGAGTGA